Below is a genomic region from Rhodohalobacter sp. 614A.
GACAGATTGATACCGACACTGATGTTGGATTCTCTTTCTCCCCACATGATTGGATTGCTTTTATAGAGTGCAGAAAGATCCACTCCCACACTTGCACCCGGATTAATATCCTGTCCGCTCACACTTCCATCTGCCAGCGAACTATAGATGAACCTTACACCCGTCCCCAACGAAAATCTATCGGATATTTTCAACCCATATGAAATACCTCCGCTGACTTCAAAGCTTCGAAATCTGCCGCGATCAAATCCTGTTTCGTCTGTCCGAATCTGTTCACCTAAATTCAGGTAGGTAATATGGGCTCCAAAAGTGCCAATATCTTCTATATGATAAGTACCCGCCAGGTAATCGTAAAAAAGGTCTACATTAAATGCGGGAAGCCAATTTGCATGAGTTACGCTAATCTGGTTCTGGTTTTGAAAGGCCAGTCCCGCCGGGTTCCAAAAAACAGCCGATGCATTATCCGCAATGGCAACCCCGGTATTCCCCATGCCTGCCGCACGGGAGTCGGGCTCTATTTGAAGAAATGGAACAGCCGTAATACCGATCTGCGCTGTTACGGATACTGGTGCAAACAGAACTACAAACAATAATACAATATGGATTTTTTTTGTTTTCATAATTTTGAGGATCTGGACTTTGAATTTTAATCACGCCCCATGTGGGTAACCTGGCCGGAAATTGGTTCACAATCCGTACACGGACACTGATATCGATATATGTACACTCCACTTGAGAGATGAGAGCCATCCATCATAAAATCATGTTCACCTGCGGTGACTTCCTCATCAAGAATTGTAGAGACTTTTTTACCCAGAATATTGAATAGGTCCAGCCTGGCTTTTCCGGCAGCCGGAGATGTGATACGAAACGTGGCATTATTCAGAAACGGATTGGGATAAACACTTTCCACACTGCAAGCAAACTCCTCCAGTGCAATAAAGCGTACCGTAGCGTGATCATCCACTTGCTCATCATTAAAGGTGGCTGTAACCATTGCCATACCCGGGTTTTCAGGAGCAACTATTTCTGTCCAATAGACTCCATCGTTGTTTCCCTCACGAATTTCATCATCCAAATCTCCCATTGTTGTTGAGAGGTCAAGATTTTCTTTGTTGATATCATCGGAGACTATTTCTCCATTTGAGTTGTACATTGTAACAACTATTCTCGCTGTTGAAACCCCGTCTGCGGGTATTTCACTGGGTTCTGCTCGGATGACAATAAAATCCGGATGGGGCTCAGTTTCATCAAAAATAAATTCGACTGAAGCGGTATCATCAATATTTTGTTCTTGCAGGGTACCCGATATTGTTGCTGTTTCAACTATGGTGGAGGAAGTCAGAACAGCTTTATAAGTACCATCTCCATTATCAATCACGTTGCTCAGCGTTCCTGCATTTGTTGTGAGATTTACATCAAATCCGCCTTCCCCAACGGGTTCATCATCCCTGTTTTTTAAAGTTACCTGAATTTGAGAAGTACTCTCGCCATCGGCTGCTATCTGGGTGGGTTCTGCCGTTATTAACGTGAATGCCGCATCGGGTGGTAAAACTTCCTGGACAAAATCGACGGTTGCAGTATCATCAATATTCTCTCCTTCAGCCATGCCTGAAATTGTTGCTGTTGCAATCCGGTTTTCGGACGTAAGAATAGCGGTATACGTGCCGTCTCCTTCATCAATAATCTCACCAAGCAGTCCGGCCGTTGTGGAAAGCGTAACATTGTATCCTCCCTGGCCCACAGGCTCATCATTTTCATCCCGAAGAATTACGGTAATGGTTGATGTACTTTCACCGTTTGCTTTAATGCTTACGGGATTGGCGATAATTGTGGTAAATTCTCCATCAGGCGGCAGCACTTCTAAAACAAACTGAACCTCGGCCGTATCATTAATATCATCCCCTTCCAGGGTTCCCCTGACAATTGCGGTTTCTTCATCGATAGATGATGTTAGCATCGCTGTAAAAGTGCCATCACCGTTATCGGTTATACCGCTTAAAGAACCGGCTGTGGTTGTCAGATCTACATTGACTCCGCCATTTGTGATACGGTTGTCATTTTCATCCCGAAGGGTGACCGTAATTGTGGATGTGCTGCTCCCGTCTGCCAGGATTTTATTCGGTTTGGCCTGAATAGTGGTAAAAGTAATGCTGGGTTGAAGTTCTGTAAATTCAACCTCGGCTGTGTCGCCAATAGTATCGCCATTTATTGTACCGCCGATTTGTGCTGTACCGGCCTCGTCGTCCGATGTTAAAATGAGCGCACAGGTTCCGTCACCATTGTCAACAATCTCATCCAGCATGCCGGCACTTGCAGAAATATCGACAAGATCGCAGTAACCGCCTTCTGTGATCGGATCGTCATTTTCATCTCGCAGGGTGATCGTAATTGTGGATTCAGATTCTCCATCGGCAGGAATTTCCTCAGGATCTGCTTCGATCTCTGTAAATTCCGCGCTTGGCTCCTGAAGTTCAGCCACAAAATTTACTTCTGCTGTATCTTCAATGTCATCTCCTTCCAATGAACCAGTAATCGTAGCTTTTTCTTCATTGATTGAGGAGGTGAGAATTGCCGAATAGGTTCCATCTCCATTATCAGTTACTCCGCTCAACGAACCTGCATCTGTCGACAGATTGACCTCAAACCCACCGATTTCAACAGGTTCATCATTTTCATTGCGGAGTGTAACCGTGATATCAGATGTACTGGAACCATCGGCCACAATATTGTTTGGACTGGCGGTAATTCTGGTAAATTCCGCGCTCGGTGGCAATGCTGTAAAGTTGATAACTGCAGTATCTTCAATGTCTTCGCCGTCAATTTGTCCTGAAATTTCCGCCGTTCCGGGTTCCTCCCCTGATGTTAACGGCAGAGTGCAAGTTCCATCGCCGTTATCAGAGATTTCCCCTAAAATTCCATCTGTTGTTGATACCTCCACACGTTCACAATATCCGCCATCTGTAATTGGATCATCATTCTCATCTTTGAGAAATACTGTAACCGTGGCTTGAGACTCGCCATCGGCCGGCAATTCATTCGGGTTTACATTTATCTCTGTAAACTGCGGACTGGGTTCCAATATTTCTGCCTTAAAATTTACCTGGGCTGTATCTTCAATATCCTCCCCTTCCAGCGAGCCACTAATTGTAGCTGTCTCCTCATTTGTTGAGGAAGTCAGAATTGCCGAATAAGTCCCGTCTTCATTGTCGGTTACACTACTGAGCGAGCCGGCGGTAGTTGATAAGGTTACAGTAAAACCTCCTTCATTGACAGGTTCATCATTTTCATTGCGAAGAGTTACGGTTATATCGGAAGTGCTTGCCCCATCCGCCATAATATTTTGTGGGCTGGCAGCAATCGTGGTGAATTCCGCGCTTGGTGGCAGAGCTGTGAATTCAATACTTGCTGAATCTTCAATATTATCGCCGTTGTATGTTCCGGTAATTTCAGCCATTCCGGGATCATTTGCGGCGGTCAAAGGCAATGTGCAGGTACCATCCCCATTATCTATTACATCTCCCAATGAACCACCAGTGGTAGAAATGTCAACGTTCGAACAATATCCACCGGCTGAAACCGGGTCGTCATTTTCATCCCGAAGGGTAACCGTAACCATTGCCTGGGATTCACCATCAGCAGGAAGTTCGTCAGGATTAACTTCTATTTGCGTAAATTGTGGATCTGGCTCCTGGATCTCTTCCTGAAATGTTACCTCGGCCGTATCATCAATCTCTTCTCCCTCCAATGATCCGCTTATAATTGCTGTTTCTTCATTGGTTGAAGAAGTAAGTATTGCGGAATAGGTTCCATCTCCATTATCTGTCACTTCACTTAATGATCCTGCAGTTGTGGATAGATTTACGGTAAACCCGCCTGAGCTGACCGGATCATCATTTGAATTTCTAAGAGTAACTGTAATATTCGATGTACTGGAACCATCGGCTAAAATTTCATTCGGGCTTGCAGTAATCGTAGTAAATGCAGCACTTGGCGGCAAAACGGTAAACTCAACTTCGGCTGTATCGTCGATTGAATCTCCATCAAGAGTTCCACTAATTTCTGCTACGCCCGGAGTTGTGGACGAGGTTAACGTGGCCGTATAAGTTCCATCACCATTGTCAATCACCTCACCTAAAGATCCCATTGTGACAGACAGATTAACCTCAAAACCACCATTTGTTACCGGATCATCATTTTCATCGCGAAGCGTAACGGTTATTTCTGATGTACTTGTGCCATCGGCAGCAATGCTACCAGGATTGGCCTGGATTATGGTAAATGACGGGCTTGGCGGAAATGTATCCTGAAAGAATTCTACTTCGGCTTCATCATCTATATAATTACCCGCTAAAAGTGCTTGCACTGTGGCAATTTCGGGTGTAGTGGAAGAGGTCAGCGGAATTGTATATTCTCCATCTCCTTCATCGGTAACCCCTCCTAAACTTCCGGCATTTGTTTCAAATTCAGGTGTGCCCGCCTCAAGTACACAAACTGATCCGTCACTTTTTCGGATAATCGATGTTATCGCAGACATACTACTTCCATTCGCCGGGATTGAATTGGGATCAGCCGAAAGTGTTGATTCAGAAAGGCTCGGAGAGGTCATTAGATCAAAATCAAAACTTACAACAGGTCTTTGGCTCGTTCTTTCCGGTGGAGTGAGACCGGCAGTAATTCCCAAAATATTTAAAAAATCATCACTGGCTTTGGTGAGATCATTATCTGCGCTGTCATAATTAAAATCGCCCCCAACATTTACATCGGCCAACACGACATATCGTGTATGGATGGCGATGTTTCCATTTCCTGAATAGTAAAACGGCGTTTCAAATTCGATCCGCAATCTACCCTGGCCGCTTAGCGTAACATTGGCAAGGGCACCGTTTCCACCGACAAAAGTATATCCGTCCAGTTCTACATATCCATCAGAAAGATCGTCCTGTGAAGTCTCTTTCACATAGATCTGGAAATTTTCAAGAGCTTCAACATTAATGTCATCAGTCACAAAAAACTCTATGGAATTTAGAAATCCAGGCTGATCGATTCCCAGCTCATTTTGAAGAAAAATTGTTTCGAACTGGTACGTGCCGAGAGTGAGTGATACCAAATTATTATAGAGTGGACCATAGGACGTAGTAGAAGAACTGGTTGGTGTTCCGATTTGTATCACATCATTTTCAAGATCGGTACAGTAGAGTTGAGAAAGAGACTCTACAAAATCTACTGATGCCTGATCGCCCACATTAGATCCGTTTAAAGTAGCACTGATCGTAGCTTCTCCGGGAGAATTTGATGATGTTAATGTAGCTGTGTACGTACCATCTCCATTGTCATTGGCGGAATTTATCGAACCCCTGCTTGTTGAAAACTGAACGTTATCGCCGCCACTATTTACATTTTCTCCGGTTGTGGTGCGTACCTGCAAGTTTACCAGTGTAGTTGAAGATCCGTTTGCCGGAAGCTCGTCACGCTGAACGGTTATAACAGAATTACTTGCACTTACTTGAAAATCAGATTCAAATTCCAATCGAACATTGGGACGGAGACTTGTTGTTTCCATTGCACCCCATCCGGGTATAGGTAATAGAGAGAAATCACTCGCTTTTGTAAGATTGTCGCTCCCCGTACTTGTTGCATAAAAATTCTCTCCCAGAGTTACATCCAACAACGCCCCTCCTCTCGTATGAATGGCCAAATTATCTCCCTGGTCTAACGGAAATCCATCATCCAGTTCAAACCGAACGATATCTCCATCATCCAAACTAAGACCTAATTGTGAAAACGATCCTTCAACTGCTGTGTAGCCGGCATCTTCCGGATTTGAAATATTTCCATCTGATAAACTGGACTGATTGGTCGTTTTTAAATAGAATTCAGTGTTATTTAATAAATCTACGCTTAATCCACCCGTAACATAGAACTCGATTGCCGTCAGTTCTGCATCTGTTGTTAAGTCTATTTCATCACTCAAATAGAGAGTTTCAAATTGATACTCACCGGAAAGGCTCACTGAAATCAATCCGGTATAAGAAGGACCCGCGACGGTTGTCTCATTGTCATTACCAATATTAACTATTTCCTGTCGTGTTTGAGATACAGCGTTTTCGGAAATAATGAATATCAAAAGGAGGCCAAAAATGAATGTGGTATTTTTTCTCATCATCTTCTCTTTTTATTTAGCGGAATAAGCCTAAGTGGAATGGCTTATTTTTAATAAAATTCATTTTTAAATAAAAAACAACTATATTTGGGTAAAATTGGTATATAACCAACTAATTACCCGTAAATGAATGTGTAGAGAGGGGTTGACGAGTAACCTTTGGGTGATAAAAATCAGCAGAAATGATCTTTATGGGATAATTCTCTATATTAATTTTAATGCTTTATTGATTCTTAAATAGAGAATTTCATTTATTAAATAAGTACGCTTTACATTATTTTCCTTTTTGCTTTTAATTGGACCTTCGCAAACAATCAAAAATGAATGCCGGCAAATAAAAATGCATCGGCATAGTTATATATGGGTAGTCTAAATTCCAGACTCCGCGAAATGCGGAAATATTTAAGGGTGAGCCAATCTGAATTTGGTGAGACTGGAGGTGTCAGTCAATCAACACAGAACAGGTATGAACAAACGGACGCTGACATTCCCATTTCTTATCTCGATAAAATTTTTAAAGAATATGGATCCGATTTTAATGAAAATTGGTTTTACTTCGGAAAGGGTGAAATGCTGGCCGCTTCCAAAAGTCTAACTAATGAAAGTAAAACTCCTTCTCTTCCAAATTTTGCAAATCTTACTCCTCAGGAAGCTCAGATACTCTCTGAAGTAACACAGTTTTCAGATTTTTTAAAAAATCGACCCTTACGCCCCGAAGTGAAGCGACGTCTGCTCGAGTTATTAATAGAGAGCATCGATGAAGCATTAGACGAGCTTCATGATGAGACTGTCTCGAAAAAACCTTAGGTTCCGTAGCTTTGTCACCCATATACAATTAATTAATTGTTTAGCAAGAATTTCAAGCTCCAACTTGACTCCCACTGCTTGAAATAAATAGCTGTTTTATTCTCGTACCGTAGTTGCTAAGAAAGTGTAAAAAATATTAAAAAAAAATAATTTTTTAGATTTAACGGGAATTCTACTCTCTATCGTTCCTTTCATAATATTTTTTTGAATGGATTCACCACTGACCATCTGGCTTCACTTTTATCAAAAAAGCCGAAGCTGATCTGTTTGAGGACGTCTGAAATGTTTGGCCTCGAGGGGAGAGATATCGTGATTTAGCCCTAAACGTTTCGTGTGTATTTGAAGGAGTTGTTTGATTTGCTCGGCATAAGGACCTTCAACCTGAAACCTCTCTCCAAATTCGTAGCGATTCAACTTTCCATCTTTCATATCCTTAATTCGGTTCACAACTTTCTTTTTCCGATCCGGATAATGATCCTCAAGCCATTTCACAAAAAGATCCTTGACGGCGAAAGGCAGTCTCAAAGGGACAATTGCAACAGATTCTGCACCAGCTTCTGCTGATGCTTC
It encodes:
- the porV gene encoding type IX secretion system outer membrane channel protein PorV: MKTKKIHIVLLFVVLFAPVSVTAQIGITAVPFLQIEPDSRAAGMGNTGVAIADNASAVFWNPAGLAFQNQNQISVTHANWLPAFNVDLFYDYLAGTYHIEDIGTFGAHITYLNLGEQIRTDETGFDRGRFRSFEVSGGISYGLKISDRFSLGTGVRFIYSSLADGSVSGQDINPGASVGVDLSALYKSNPIMWGERESNISVGINLSNFGPGIQYTDNTQTDPLPTALRIGWAYTMDLDKQGKNTLTFSNDISKILARRDAASSFEALYKSWNAYDRFNGKETITVSFGEQLMYGFGAEYWYNNLFSLRSGYYYEHPKNGNREFLTLGAGIRYKLFGVDFSYLYTFEEDHPLANTIRLSLLINI
- a CDS encoding invasin domain 3-containing protein yields the protein MMRKNTTFIFGLLLIFIISENAVSQTRQEIVNIGNDNETTVAGPSYTGLISVSLSGEYQFETLYLSDEIDLTTDAELTAIEFYVTGGLSVDLLNNTEFYLKTTNQSSLSDGNISNPEDAGYTAVEGSFSQLGLSLDDGDIVRFELDDGFPLDQGDNLAIHTRGGALLDVTLGENFYATSTGSDNLTKASDFSLLPIPGWGAMETTSLRPNVRLEFESDFQVSASNSVITVQRDELPANGSSTTLVNLQVRTTTGENVNSGGDNVQFSTSRGSINSANDNGDGTYTATLTSSNSPGEATISATLNGSNVGDQASVDFVESLSQLYCTDLENDVIQIGTPTSSSTTSYGPLYNNLVSLTLGTYQFETIFLQNELGIDQPGFLNSIEFFVTDDINVEALENFQIYVKETSQDDLSDGYVELDGYTFVGGNGALANVTLSGQGRLRIEFETPFYYSGNGNIAIHTRYVVLADVNVGGDFNYDSADNDLTKASDDFLNILGITAGLTPPERTSQRPVVSFDFDLMTSPSLSESTLSADPNSIPANGSSMSAITSIIRKSDGSVCVLEAGTPEFETNAGSLGGVTDEGDGEYTIPLTSSTTPEIATVQALLAGNYIDDEAEVEFFQDTFPPSPSFTIIQANPGSIAADGTSTSEITVTLRDENDDPVTNGGFEVNLSVTMGSLGEVIDNGDGTYTATLTSSTTPGVAEISGTLDGDSIDDTAEVEFTVLPPSAAFTTITASPNEILADGSSTSNITVTLRNSNDDPVSSGGFTVNLSTTAGSLSEVTDNGDGTYSAILTSSTNEETAIISGSLEGEEIDDTAEVTFQEEIQEPDPQFTQIEVNPDELPADGESQAMVTVTLRDENDDPVSAGGYCSNVDISTTGGSLGDVIDNGDGTCTLPLTAANDPGMAEITGTYNGDNIEDSASIEFTALPPSAEFTTIAASPQNIMADGASTSDITVTLRNENDEPVNEGGFTVTLSTTAGSLSSVTDNEDGTYSAILTSSTNEETATISGSLEGEDIEDTAQVNFKAEILEPSPQFTEINVNPNELPADGESQATVTVFLKDENDDPITDGGYCERVEVSTTDGILGEISDNGDGTCTLPLTSGEEPGTAEISGQIDGEDIEDTAVINFTALPPSAEFTRITASPNNIVADGSSTSDITVTLRNENDEPVEIGGFEVNLSTDAGSLSGVTDNGDGTYSAILTSSINEEKATITGSLEGDDIEDTAEVNFVAELQEPSAEFTEIEADPEEIPADGESESTITITLRDENDDPITEGGYCDLVDISASAGMLDEIVDNGDGTCALILTSDDEAGTAQIGGTINGDTIGDTAEVEFTELQPSITFTTIQAKPNKILADGSSTSTITVTLRDENDNRITNGGVNVDLTTTAGSLSGITDNGDGTFTAMLTSSIDEETAIVRGTLEGDDINDTAEVQFVLEVLPPDGEFTTIIANPVSIKANGESTSTITVILRDENDEPVGQGGYNVTLSTTAGLLGEIIDEGDGTYTAILTSENRIATATISGMAEGENIDDTATVDFVQEVLPPDAAFTLITAEPTQIAADGESTSQIQVTLKNRDDEPVGEGGFDVNLTTNAGTLSNVIDNGDGTYKAVLTSSTIVETATISGTLQEQNIDDTASVEFIFDETEPHPDFIVIRAEPSEIPADGVSTARIVVTMYNSNGEIVSDDINKENLDLSTTMGDLDDEIREGNNDGVYWTEIVAPENPGMAMVTATFNDEQVDDHATVRFIALEEFACSVESVYPNPFLNNATFRITSPAAGKARLDLFNILGKKVSTILDEEVTAGEHDFMMDGSHLSSGVYIYRYQCPCTDCEPISGQVTHMGRD
- a CDS encoding helix-turn-helix domain-containing protein — translated: MGSLNSRLREMRKYLRVSQSEFGETGGVSQSTQNRYEQTDADIPISYLDKIFKEYGSDFNENWFYFGKGEMLAASKSLTNESKTPSLPNFANLTPQEAQILSEVTQFSDFLKNRPLRPEVKRRLLELLIESIDEALDELHDETVSKKP